From Corallococcus exiguus:
GGCCCCTTGCACGACTGGCGCGAATTTATTACCTACCAGTCAGTAACTAATCCTTCGCGCCATGTCCCGCCCCCCACGCGTCACCGACCTGCAGATCGACGAAGCGGCCCGAGCCGTGTTCCTGGCGCAGGGTCCATCCGCGCCGCTGCAGGACATCGCGAAGCGGCTGGGCATCTCGCAACCGGCGCTGCTGCACCGGGTGGGCACCAAGGAGGCGCTGATGTCGCGAGCCCTCCGCCCCGTCCCGCCCACCGCGCTGGCACTGCTGGAGCCAGGGCCCAGGGACAACGCCCCCATCGAGGACCAGCTCCTGGAAGCGCTCCTGCACCACCGGGACTTCCTGCGCCAGCTGGTGCCCTGGTTGTTCGTGCTGCACTACTCCGCACTGGGTGGCGCGAGGGCCCTGCACCTGG
This genomic window contains:
- a CDS encoding TetR/AcrR family transcriptional regulator, coding for MSRPPRVTDLQIDEAARAVFLAQGPSAPLQDIAKRLGISQPALLHRVGTKEALMSRALRPVPPTALALLEPGPRDNAPIEDQLLEALLHHRDFLRQLVPWLFVLHYSALGGARALHLETPPPVALREGLTKWLTRAKRAGRVDLAEPRVAAEALCGALEARCFNAHVGGATYAPGDDKAVLRQLIRVLLTPGEAPARKPQKRTAR